The genomic stretch AAGGCTCAGACCCCGCCGCACTCATCACGGTCACGCTCAAGCCTGGCGCGGACCCAGAGACCGTCGCCGAGGAACTACGCGCCGAGTACCCGAACTATCAGGTGCGGACGAACCAGGAGCAACTCCAGTCGGTGTTACAGGGGCAGGCGCTCGTCATCGCGAGCGGGGTGACGCTCGTCGTCCTCGCGCTCGTCGCGGGCATCGCACTCACGGTGAACGTCCTCGCCATGCTCGTATTCCAACAGCGCGTCGAACTCGCCGCGCTCAAGGCTGTAGGCCTCTCCTCGCGGACGCTTGGCGCAATTGCCGCGAGTCAGGGCCTGCTGCTCGGACTGGTCGGAGGCATCGCAGGCCTCGCCCTTACTCCCATCGCGGTACGGGCCCTCAACTTCGTGGCTGCTCGACTCGTGGGCTTGGAGGGACTGGTTCAGACGCCGCCGTGGGTGCTTCCCGTCGGCCTGTTCATCTCGCTCGTCATCGGGACGATTGGCGCCGTTGTCGCGGGCGTCCGGGTCGCGCGAATCGAGCCGTTGGGGCAGTTACAGCAACGATAGGCTGGAATTCGCGTTTGCACGAGGCTGTCGTTTCATCTACGACTCTTTCATTTCTAGACTACTTCCGCCACTATTTGCACAACTAACCTCAGCCAGATGCAACTAATTAAGGTTCCAGCGCAAAAACCCAAAAATATGCACCCGAGCAACTCTGGCAGCGACTCGCCGACTACCCACGACTCCTCCTCGAGTGCAACCGAGACCTTCAACGAGTGGTTCGCGCTCCAGAAGGCCACTGACAAAGTTCGCGCCAATCTCATCGCTGACCTCACGGGACACCCGACGATGGCGTCTGTCGAAGAACTCGACTACATGAATCCTGACCTCAGCGACCATTCCATCCGAAGACACCTCACCACGCTCATGGATGCAGGGGTCGTCGAAGAGTTCGAACTCGACACCCGTCTTCGCGACTTCCCTTACAAGTTCTACACGATTACCCCGGAAGCTCGCGACCTATTCGACCGGGACAACCTGTTCCCCGTCGAAGCTTGGAAACGCCAGTACGCGAAGGTGAAGAAGACGCCACGCATCCGTGAGGTCGAATCGATGCCACGGCCCGAAAACTAACCAACTCGGCTACTTGACATCCTCCGCGCTAAAGCATGGGGCTTTCTCTTTGCCCTCCCGTAAACCGGCCCTGAAGCCCGGAACGATGACCGCGTACGGGTTCGATTACCGTCCTCGCCGTTTGGGGCAAAGCGTGAGAAAACGGGCAATTAAAGCCGTGTGTGGCGGTCACAGCCGCACCCCCTTTGACCGCCTTGAAACGCGCCTTGTCCATGCACGGGGACAGAGCGGAAACCTGCATAAGCCGGGGAAAGACAAAGACCTGTCTTCAAGCAGCCGCCACAGGCGGCGTGTAGGGAACGGTAGTTTACAGAAATACAAAGAGAATGCCCCGAGGCTTGACCCCGAGACGCTCCGCATCTCGTTAGCCACTCAGAACGCGCCGAGTTCCGATGACGTGGGATGAAGTCAGCTCCCGTACCGCTCCCGGAAAAGGCCCAGTAGCAAGTACGCGTATAGACTAGCCCCGATAAAGGCGAGCAGTCGCCCGCCCAACGTGGCGACGTCAAACCCAGCGAGCGACCCGTACGCCTCCACGCCGACGCCAACTGCGAGACACCCCATCGAGGCGAGTGCCGTCCGGTTGTTGGCGCCCGGGAACGTGCCGACGGCTGGCGGATAGAACTGATAGGCGACACCGACGATTGTGAGTCCGAGAAAGCCCAACAGGTTCAGTCGGTAGTGAGCAATCGACCAGCCAGGAGACCCACCAGCGAACGCAACGTGGGCACCCAATGCAACTCCCATAACACCCATGACGACGCCGACAAGCGGCCCGTAAAGACCGATACGGCGACGCTCGGAGCGAACGAAGAGCGAGATGTACGCAACGGCGAATCCACCAACAGCGATGGATTCAGCGACGGCGCCAACCCGAAACCACATCCCACCCCAGAGGTTCCCGGCGACGAGCGCGGGACCAACCGTTCCTGCGATGAGGACCACGATGACGAGCACCATCGGGGGCGAACTCACAAGAAACCGCGGGAGGAGGCGGAAGCCGACTGCGAATATCAATAAGGCGCCGACACCGGCTGCGAGCAGGTGGCTCGCGCCGGCCATTCCCCGTCCCGTGAGCGTTGGAAGAGCCGCCGAGACGGCGACCGTTTCGTAGGAACCAGCAACGAGGTAGGCGAGAACGACCGGGATGAACGCGTTGGCGGCGCGGTCGGCCCACCGACGGTCAGTGTTGACCTCGCCGGTGCCTGTCTCGCGTCCGGTAAGGTTGTCTCGGACCGTCCAACCGACTGCGCCGACGAAGACGAGCGCGCCGAGCGCCCAGCAAACGGCGCCCGCGATACCGATGACGGAGGGGATGTCATCGAGGGGCGCTACGGCGAGGCCGACGGTACCGAGTGAGAGCAGCGGGAGACTCATGGCTGGTGCCGCAGGATGTGAAAGCGTCCGGTCGAAGTAGGAGGGGACGAGCGCGTACGCCTTTCCAGCGACGGTGTGGAGCACGAACCCGTAGAGTCCGAGGACGACGCCCGAGCGATGGGGTACTCCAACGAGTGTGGCAACTTGCCAAGTGACCAGAAAAAGCGCGCCAGCGGCGACGTGTCTCCGGGCTCCCTGGGAGATGCGTGCTGCACTCATATGTCACCACAATTTGAGTGTCACCCGCTAAGTGTTTCCCCGTCTCCAACGCCAGCAACACCCACCGACATCTTGTCGCGTTGGTCTGACGATTTCGCCTACCTGCTGTCAGTGGCAAAAGATGAGAATTGAATGGAAATGTGAAGCCATCGCCCCACCGTTTCGGTCACCAGAACTTGAGGTTTTGTTTGATGGCCTCGCGTTTCATCTCCTGGATCTCTTCGGTGATTGGGATGTCTTTCGGACAGACCGTGGTACACGAAAACTGCGTGTGGCACTGCCAGACGCCGTGTTCTTTCTCGAGAAGTTCCAGCCGGCGTTCTTGTGTATTAGGCCCTTCGCGTTCGTCCATATAGAACCGATACCCCTTGACGATCGCCGCCGGTCCGATGTACTCGTCGTCGGTCTGGGCTGGATTACACGACGACGTACAACAACCACACTGGATGCATCGAGAGGCTAGCTTGATCTGCACGCGGTTCTTGGGCGACTGCCGCTGCTCTTCCAGCTCACCAGAGGGGAGTTCGTCGGGCTGGAAGTACGGTTCAACGGCCTCCATCCGTTCGTAGAAGTGGTCCATGTCGACGACGAGATCCTTGATGACCGGCTGATGCGGAAGTGGTTCGACCCGAATGGGTTCGTCGAGATCCGAAATCTGCGTCTGACAGCCCAGTCGCTGCCGTCCGTTGATGAAGAAGCCATCACTGCC from Haladaptatus sp. QDMS2 encodes the following:
- a CDS encoding ArsR family transcriptional regulator, which translates into the protein MHPSNSGSDSPTTHDSSSSATETFNEWFALQKATDKVRANLIADLTGHPTMASVEELDYMNPDLSDHSIRRHLTTLMDAGVVEEFELDTRLRDFPYKFYTITPEARDLFDRDNLFPVEAWKRQYAKVKKTPRIREVESMPRPEN
- a CDS encoding succinate dehydrogenase/fumarate reductase iron-sulfur subunit — translated: MSSQQPSSPTEPESADEETPQQRRLERKRKRAMAAQSQAEAERAVDGDTDTIQLEVFRYDPDVKAKQEPRFDTFAVPYERGMTVLDALIYARDQDDSSLTFRHSCRMAVCGSDGFFINGRQRLGCQTQISDLDEPIRVEPLPHQPVIKDLVVDMDHFYERMEAVEPYFQPDELPSGELEEQRQSPKNRVQIKLASRCIQCGCCTSSCNPAQTDDEYIGPAAIVKGYRFYMDEREGPNTQERRLELLEKEHGVWQCHTQFSCTTVCPKDIPITEEIQEMKREAIKQNLKFW